The genomic DNA gaatattttcttttttaggcAGAACTGCATGGAAAGATGATTTTAGACTCATGATTTCTTTGTCTTTTTCTTCTATGAGAGCCATTGACCTTTCTCTTTGACGCAGTAACTGTtgttctaatgtagatattttaCTTCGATATTCATTGTCTTTTTGTATTAACATGTGCTCCAATTTATCTCGATCCTCTTGAAATGACTAAAAACAGTGATATTAATTATAGTagatatttataagaaaaagaaTCGAAAAATGGTGCGAGAATTTGAATACCTTTTGCTGATGCTCCAATTTCAAGTGTAATTCCCTTTCCttgtttataatttcattattcaaaaCACGTATTCTTTCTTCTAAATTATTACTATGTGCCTTCAAAAGATGTAGTTGCgtcttattatttttatcatgaGACAACGCTATATTTTGGTTCTGAATATTATAGGACCTATTTGTATTACTATATTTCCATTGTTGTTTGTAATCTTCAAATTCTTGcaacaaaatttcatatttttctttgtaatcaACAACGTGTTGCTTGTCACACAATTCTAGATTGTGTAATAacactaaaaaataaaatttgttattagTGATTCTTATGAACATTTTTAATCAACTCACATTTAACATGTGTTGATTCATTCTTCTTATTGTCCAAATCCAACAATTTGGTATAAAGATTCTTTATCTTAGAGATAATCTCTTCAGGctcattatttaaattaatataatcatGCTCAGAATCTTGTAAACTGATTAATTGGTCTTTTAGTTTTTGAATTGCTTGCTGATCTTGTTGTCTCATTTTGTCGTATCCTCCGACAATTTCTGAGAGTTCAGCCAATCTTGCTTCTAAGCCAGCCACTCTTGCTTCATGGGTCATTGCCAAAGCTCTGGCCTGTTGCTCCGCGGTTGCAGCTCTCTTTTGCTCCtgtagaataaataaatgatttttagtAGAGTTATAGataaaaattgcataaattaacACGTCGATtgactaattattaagaatttcaTAGCATCAcactttttaaatttgaattcccCGCGCTTCTATAGATTTCAAAACTGGCGCAAAAATACGACTTCAATAATTGGAGTTACTATGAATAGGTATTGAACGTATTAATATTTATCGAATTACTTCATGTATCGCATTCAAATGCTGCTTCTTCATTAGAGCCATTTCAGACTGCAGAGATAATAAAATTGGAGGAGTTTCTTTTGCTGCTTCTTCAGCTTGCCTTAATTTATTCCTAGTTATCTCTAATTCTGCTTCAAGTATTTTGCATTGTGTTTTATTTGCAAACTGACTCTTCAGCTGTGCTTCTAATTGTTCTTTATTCTTACGTTCATcgtataataatttttgaagctCTCTGAAAAGAAATATCATGTAATTTATTATTCCCTTTATGTAATTTCAAAAATACTTACTTTATCATTTTAGCATGATCTGCCTGTTCCTTTTCTCTCTCGTGACGTTccataattaatttacattttacgTGTTCAATTTCTGAGTGATTTGAATTCTGTGCTTTTTTTAATTTGTCTTTTAAATCTTTTATTACCTTCTCACACTGCAAAAGGTTGaaatttaatgttatttaaaattaatataaatagaaTGAACTCACTTCATCGCGTTCATTTCTTAATTGTTTTTTatctatttgaaaatttgctTCCATTTTCGATTTTTCTGCTGAAAGAGTAGCCAAAGAATTCATCAAAGTGTCCAACCGGTTTTTTAATTTGTCTACTGATTCTAGGTCGTTGGTATCCGTTTGAATTTCTCGCGACTGGAAATAGATATTtaagattaataaaatattataaaaacatatgattttatttttaacgactGAAAATTAggattataaaaatgtatactAGAACTATATGGCTaagattaatataaaattataagaatctctaattttttaatttgtatactTGGCgtgaattaaataattcatcaTCTGTGTTTGTAGCTTTAGATTGCTTTAATTCCACATTTTCTGCATTCCTTATTTCAGAAGAATTGtttaatttatctaaaatatttataatttattattattcagaaatcgttaattgtaatatttattagCGCTAAAAATTACAATGTATGTACCATCTACATTTGAATTCCCCGCTTCTTGTTTATCAGTTTCGTCTTCCATTTTGTTTCAATAGTTTCAAACttagaaatcaattaaaaattaataccacgtattctttatttaatatatttgtatatatttattaagaataatatttccgcctgaaataagaatataaaaattaatgaatttattttaattgcagaagaatttatattaaaagctacattctttcattttctttttctgctATTAAAAGGTACCGAAtgctattaaataattaatgccTTTAAAGATTTAatcattatatttataaaaatgtcgCAAGTTACATAAACTTATACTgttattacataattaaaacGTGAAAAGTATCGTACAATTACAagtttaatcatttatttttaatgattaatgaaaaggatttttaagaatttttttaatttatcaattatggCAAATAATTCGGTGCCTTCAACTACtattttaaatatgaatattttcccgcgcttaaGTGGATTTAAAAAGTGGCGCGAGAATATAGTTTTAGTAATTGGAATTACTGTGACTTTTGCAAAATAAAGGAAGGCAccaaattaatttctacacAGTTGTCTTTGAATTTACATTGATAATCATTGACAATTATTAGATTCA from Osmia lignaria lignaria isolate PbOS001 chromosome 15, iyOsmLign1, whole genome shotgun sequence includes the following:
- the LOC117600245 gene encoding GRIP and coiled-coil domain-containing protein 1-like isoform X2 — translated: MEDETDKQEAGNSNVDDKLNNSSEIRNAENVELKQSKATNTDDELFNSRQSREIQTDTNDLESVDKLKNRLDTLMNSLATLSAEKSKMEANFQIDKKQLRNERDECEKVIKDLKDKLKKAQNSNHSEIEHVKCKLIMERHEREKEQADHAKMIKELQKLLYDERKNKEQLEAQLKSQFANKTQCKILEAELEITRNKLRQAEEAAKETPPILLSLQSEMALMKKQHLNAIHEEQKRAATAEQQARALAMTHEARVAGLEARLAELSEIVGGYDKMRQQDQQAIQKLKDQLISLQDSEHDYINLNNEPEEIISKIKNLYTKLLDLDNKKNESTHVKLLLHNLELCDKQHVVDYKEKYEILLQEFEDYKQQWKYSNTNRSYNIQNQNIALSHDKNNKTQLHLLKAHSNNLEERIRVLNNEIINKERELHLKLEHQQKSFQEDRDKLEHMLIQKDNEYRSKISTLEQQLLRQRERSMALIEEKDKEIMSLKSSFHAVLPKKENIQNKSDDNKREPVTDLMTGLLTSDSPPILHYSQELARKEVQVSTSRRKVLELEATLRERQREMVHIKEKQKEEIKTLQAQIARLEACKSREGANLEYLKNVFINYLTTSDASSKRHMLNAISTVLRFTQEELSKVKH
- the LOC117600245 gene encoding GRIP and coiled-coil domain-containing protein 1-like isoform X1, which gives rise to MEDETDKQEAGNSNVDDKLNNSSEIRNAENVELKQSKATNTDDELFNSRQSREIQTDTNDLESVDKLKNRLDTLMNSLATLSAEKSKMEANFQIDKKQLRNERDECEKVIKDLKDKLKKAQNSNHSEIEHVKCKLIMERHEREKEQADHAKMIKELQKLLYDERKNKEQLEAQLKSQFANKTQCKILEAELEITRNKLRQAEEAAKETPPILLSLQSEMALMKKQHLNAIHEEQKRAATAEQQARALAMTHEARVAGLEARLAELSEIVGGYDKMRQQDQQAIQKLKDQLISLQDSEHDYINLNNEPEEIISKIKNLYTKLLDLDNKKNESTHVKLLLHNLELCDKQHVVDYKEKYEILLQEFEDYKQQWKYSNTNRSYNIQNQNIALSHDKNNKTQLHLLKAHSNNLEERIRVLNNEIINKERELHLKLEHQQKSFQEDRDKLEHMLIQKDNEYRSKISTLEQQLLRQRERSMALIEEKDKEIMSLKSSFHAVLPKKENIQNKSDDNKREPVTDLMTGLLTSDSPPILHYSQELARKEVQVSTSRRKVLELEATLRERQREMVHIKEKQKEEIKTLQAQIARLEACKSREGANLEYLKNVFINYLTTSDASSKRHMLNAISTVLRFTQEELSKVLEANN
- the LOC117600245 gene encoding GRIP and coiled-coil domain-containing protein 1-like isoform X3, encoding MSREIQTDTNDLESVDKLKNRLDTLMNSLATLSAEKSKMEANFQIDKKQLRNERDECEKVIKDLKDKLKKAQNSNHSEIEHVKCKLIMERHEREKEQADHAKMIKELQKLLYDERKNKEQLEAQLKSQFANKTQCKILEAELEITRNKLRQAEEAAKETPPILLSLQSEMALMKKQHLNAIHEEQKRAATAEQQARALAMTHEARVAGLEARLAELSEIVGGYDKMRQQDQQAIQKLKDQLISLQDSEHDYINLNNEPEEIISKIKNLYTKLLDLDNKKNESTHVKLLLHNLELCDKQHVVDYKEKYEILLQEFEDYKQQWKYSNTNRSYNIQNQNIALSHDKNNKTQLHLLKAHSNNLEERIRVLNNEIINKERELHLKLEHQQKSFQEDRDKLEHMLIQKDNEYRSKISTLEQQLLRQRERSMALIEEKDKEIMSLKSSFHAVLPKKENIQNKSDDNKREPVTDLMTGLLTSDSPPILHYSQELARKEVQVSTSRRKVLELEATLRERQREMVHIKEKQKEEIKTLQAQIARLEACKSREGANLEYLKNVFINYLTTSDASSKRHMLNAISTVLRFTQEELSKVLEANN